The following coding sequences lie in one Silene latifolia isolate original U9 population chromosome 5, ASM4854445v1, whole genome shotgun sequence genomic window:
- the LOC141657954 gene encoding putative disease resistance protein At1g61300, with translation MLSTSDLNEEMRAFRSKMDYLSAQQSDVLKEVEHAQIQPGKKRKSEVELWCTEVEEKKKKRQDIDSEFKNQGPSSALKHQLAKEIKEVEGLIQQGKFPNDYEVVKTALLKKIHNSLLCDSDIEGQVYWVTASQNCNLQNLQTAIGKCLGLDISKEDDVERRRSEIFRRLSQLKKSVLIIDDMWNHFLTDQVGIPLNSCGCKVVITTRSEEVCRKMGCQKVVKVSPLPEDDAWVLFVEKSGEVADNLYSTAKEIVKECGGLPLALNTMGCCMREVTDVQQWKNALYELRKPARRQDNDMDDEVFRVLQYSYDSLRDERLKQCFLSCVLFPEDCVIEQEKLIDLWIMEGLLDDIESSENKENKGHTIVNNLQKSSLLEPGISGCVRMHDLVRDMAMIVTQHRPHFMAKAGLELQTVPVDEFWTRDLVKVSLSHNNIEEIPLGLSPETSNLRVLILSENPLKEIPDSFFVHMKALEVLDLSFTLVEILPDTVSDLINLRALLLQECEELSYVPSLAKLTKLMTLHLPEFECLSPEGIERLKSVRKLSNCRWRLSDLALYNSFIQSCQLYSYNIWLYDDRQEALSCRWRLSVLFLSEKKGLIISGMKFGQTEITPVLPCNIEALYVRKCTMVGRRSLEDALPSLRDVKSLSRLMIRDCVGLRYVSSAPRYVSSVSSYLDNLEYLELIDLPDLRSIRENGLFTPFSHLKELMIKGCVWLEYVLSVPCGVPPVSSRFRFEILEVLKLIDLPNLRNMSEDGSFSSFSHLKELEISKCPKLKAVLPSISSQQQICLPHLNRIRVEHCEEVEEIFESDWEFLSAQNNLNPGVALPELLSLELVGLPKLRNIYSIPLHFCTSLQHIRIWDCPKLEGIFTRGVQNKPNRNNRTAKPKNHPFLRFD, from the exons ATGCTGTCTACCTCTGACTTAAACGAGGAAATGAGGGCTTTTAGGAGTAAAATGGATTATCTTAGTGCTCAGCAAAGCGATGTCCTGAAGGAGGTGGAGCACGCACAGATTCAACCCGGAAAGAAGCGTAAAAGTGAGGTTGAATTGTGGTGTACAGAggtggaagaaaagaaaaaaaagcgtCAAGACATAGACTCTGAGTTTAAGAACCAAGGTCCGAGCAGTGCGCTCAAGCACCAACTTGCCAAAGAAATTAAAGAGGTTGAAGGGCTAATTCAACAGGGAAAATTCCCTA ATGATTACGAAGTGGTTAAAACCGCTTTGCTGAAGAAAATTCATAATAGCCTCCTGTGTGATTCTGATATAGAAGGACAAGTTTATTGGGTTACTGCATCTCAAAATTGTAACCTCCAAAACTTGCAAACTGCGATCGGAAAGTGTTTGGGTCTTGATATTTCGAAGGAAGATGATGTTGAGAGGAGAAGGTCTGAGATATTTCGCAGATTGTCGCAGTTAAAAAAATCAGTGCTAATAATTGATGACATGTGGAACCATTTTCTAACTGATCAAGTAGGCATTCCTCTTAATTCATGTGGTTGTAAGGTTGTCATCACAACCCGATCAGAAGAAGTGTGTCGAAAAATGGGATGCCAAAAGGTTGTCAAAGTTAGCCCCCTTCCAGAAGACGATGCTTGGGTTTTATTTGTTGAAAAATCAGGAGAAGTAGCAGACAATTTATATTCAACTGCTAAAGAGATTGTTAAAGAATGCGGGGGGTTGCCGCTTGCATTGAACACGATGGGGTGCTGTATGCGAGAAGTTACTGATGTTCAGCAGTGGAAAAATGCTCTATATGAACTGCGAAAGCCCGCCAGGAGGCAAGATAACGATATGGATGATGAGGTTTTTCGTGTTTTACAATATAGCTACGATAGCTTGAGAGATGAGAGGTTGAAACAGTGCTTTTTGAGCTGTGTTTTATTTCCAGAAGATTGTGTTATAGAACAAGAAAAACTGATAGACCTTTGGATTATGGAGGGACTCTTGGATGATATAGAGAGCTCGGAAAATAAAGAGAACAAAGGACATACTATCGTGAACAATCTACAAAAATCGAGCTTGTTGGAACCAGGTATTAGTGGATGTGTGAGAATGCATGATCTAGTACGAGACATGGCTATGATTGTCACTCAGCATCGTCCTCACTTCATGGCGAAAGCCGGATTAGAGCTGCAGACAGTGCCTGTAGATGAATTTTGGACCAGGGATTTAGTGAAAGTGTCACTGAGCCATAATAATATAGAAGAGATTCCACTGGGCTTGTCACCTGAGACCTCAAATCTGCGAGTGCTGATACTTTCCGAGAATCCTCTCAAGGAAATCCCAGATTCATTCTTTGTACATATGAAAGCCCTCGAAGTGCTTGATTTATCATTTACATTGGTTGAGATCCTACCAGACACTGTTTCTGATTTGATAAATTTAAGGGCACTCTTGCTTCAAGAATGTGAAGAGCTAAGTTATGTGCCTTCACTGGCGAAGCTGACAAAACTAATGACGTTGCATCTTCCAGAATTCGAATGCCTATCACCTGAAGGAATAGAAAGATTAAAAAGTGTGCGGAAGTTATCTAACTGCCGTTGGAGATTATCAGATTTGGCTCTGTACAATAGCTTCATACAATCTTGTCAGTTATACTCCTACAATATATGGCTTTATGATGATAGGCAGGAGGCTTTATCTTGCCGTTGGAGATTATCAGTTCTCTTTCTTTCAGAAAAGAAAGGACTTATTATAAGTGGCATGAAGTTTGGACAAACTGAGATCACACCTGTGTTACCTTGCAATATCGAAGCATTATATGTTCGTAAATGTACTATGGTAGGGCGAAGAAGCCTGGAAGATGCTCTCCCATCTCTAAGAGATGTCAAAAGTCTGAGTCGGTTAATGATAAGGGATTGTGTAGGGTTGAGGTACGTATCATCAGCGCCTCGCTACGTCTCTTCAGTTTCCTCCTACCTTGATAATCTTGAGTATTTAGAACTCATTGATTTGCCCGATTTGAGAAGCATAAGAGAAAACGGATTATTTACACCCTTTTCACACCTCAAAGAGTTGATGATCAAGGGTTGTGTGTGGTTGGAGTATGTATTATCAGTGCCTTGCGGGGTCCCTCCAGTTTCCTCTCGCTTTCGCTTTGAGATTCTTGAGGTTTTAAAACTCATTGATTTGCCTAACTTGAGAAATATGTCAGAAGACGGGTCATTTTCATCCTTTTCCCACCTCAAAGAGTTGGAGATATCAAAGTGTCCTAAACTTAAGGCAGTGTTGCCGTCCATCTCGTCACAACAACAGATTTGCCTTCCTCATCTGAATCGCATTCGTGTGGAACATTGTGAGGAGGTGGAGGAGATATTTGAATCAGACTGGGAATTTTTATCTGCACAGAATAATCTCAATCCGGGTGTCGCCCTTCCTGAATTATTGTCCCTAGAGTTGGTAGGTTTGCCGAAATTGAGAAACATTTACTCCATACCGCTACACTTCTGCACTTCTCTACAACATATCCGTATATGGGATTGTCCGAAGTTGGAAGGGATATTTACTAGGGGTGTTCAGAATAAACCGAACCGCAATAACCGAACCGCAAAACCGAAAAACCATCCATTTTTAAGGTTCGATTAA
- the LOC141657955 gene encoding protein FAR1-RELATED SEQUENCE 5-like yields MREQVINDGDGIDYSDHFTTTLFFALSIQAFNWAYEIGLRLGFGIKRASNKRVGRNTNLRQDYFVCRMGGKGPVNKDADSLMRGNMATAWCKCKFSMKVVELEENKWQLFDDEELAYIDAQVRAHVRPAIISAGLHQRNPEKSRLNRRQIYNHSQKVRAEERDGRNPAQQMLALAVQHKYIHYWVTDQETDELTHVFMAHPEAVKMFRSYYYVVLIDSTYKTNLYRLPLVEMVGVTPDGKSFVIAYALVNHESEDGYLWVLRKLKALLNDVVQPNAIVTDCEAGLLNAIPIVFPDSSHLLCLWHIYSNVETKALDLTGQDSWAKHITWNLFQAVVEAETEDKFNVAWGNLNAISELREEFERGAKMTEDALMIDCGCVKATTLGLLCACSLHRIARNGSRVPVDVLHAFWRKLEYDGSEAMPACDDDRLEELFDEIRNADPSMRSSMYDALYSQIHPEEEDVNEPRVNENPRGRPSRGTRRDPSAVEHARVRVRVGRSTP; encoded by the exons ATGCGTGAGCAGGTGATTAACGATGGAGACGGTATTGATTACTCAGATCATTTTACGACTACCTTGTTCTTTGCATTAAGTATTCAAGCGTTTAATTGGGCATATGAGATCGGACTCCGactcgggtttggtataaaaaGAGCAAGCAACAAGAGAGTTGGTCGTAACACGAATTTGAGACAAGATTATTTTGTTTGTCGGATGGGTGGAAAAGGTCCCGTAAATAAGGATGCCGATTCTTTAATGAGGGGTAACATGGCTACCGCGTGGTGCAAATGCAAATTTTCAATGAAAGTTGTTGAATTAGAAGAGAATAAGTGGCAGCTT tttgatgacgaggagttggCTTATATCGATGCCCAAGTTAGAGCTCACGTTAGACCGGCAATTATTAGTGCGGGTTTGCATCAGCGGAATCCGGAAAAGTCAAGACTTAATCGGCGACAAATCTACAATCATTCTCAGAAAGTAAGGGCCGAGGAAAGAGATGGGAGAAACCCGGCACAACAGATGTTAGCACTTGCGGTTCAGCATAAGTACATTCATTATTGGGTCACTGATCAGGAGACCGATGAGCTAACCCACGTGTTCATGGCTCATCCAGAAGCCGTTAAGATGTTTCGATCATACTATTATGTGGTATTGATCGATTCCACGTACAAGACAAATTTataccgtcttccgcttgttgaGATGGTTGGAGTCACACCCGACGGGAAGAGCTTTGTTATCGCGTATGCTCTTGTGAATCATGAGTCCGAGGATGGATATTTGTGGGTGTTACGGAAACTGAAGGCCCTTCTCAATGATGTCGTTCAACCTAATGCTATTGTTACTGATTGCGAGGCCGGTTTGCTGAACGCGATtcccattgtttttccggattcgTCTCACTTGCTATGTCTTTGGCATATATATTCTAACGTGGAGACGAAAGCACTTGATCTCACGGGTCAGGATAGTTGGGCTAAGCACATAACTTGGAACTTGTTTCAAGCGGTTGTCGAGGCGGAGACCGAAGATAAGTTTAATGTGGCGTGgggcaatttg AATGCCATCAGTGAATTGCGTGAAGAATTCGAAAGAGGTGCCAAGATGACGGAAGATGCCTTGATGATCGATTGCGGTTGTGTAAAGGCTACTACACTTGGTTTGTTATGTGCTTGTTCACTTCATCGCATTGCTAGAAACGGATCTCGGGTCCCTGTTGATGTGTTGCATGCGTTTTGGAGGAAGTTGGAGTACGATGGTTCGGAGGCAATGCCGGCTTGTGACGATGATCGATTGGAGGAGTTATTCGATGAAATTCGGAATGCAGATCCGAGTATGAGATCATCAATGTACGATGCCCTTTACTCTCAGATACATCCAGAAGAGGAGGATGTTAACGAGCCTCGGGTGAACGAGAACCCTAGAGGACGTCCGAGTAGGGGAACTCGTAGAGACCCGTCCGCCGTTGAGCATGCACGGGTTCGGGTTCGAGTAGGCAGATCTACGCCCTAA